One Phenylobacterium hankyongense DNA segment encodes these proteins:
- a CDS encoding cell wall hydrolase: MLLSAALIGSGVGMALGAAYMVGGMAQAATDYSRAARIAEAASGGFSESVLQREVAAMDPGALRLAREHDPFTSAGAAERDRQAAIIATRLERRADSRVATISYGAQPGTALDSSRDLDCLTSAVYFEARGETPRGQAAVAQVVLNRVKNPSFPKTVCGVVFQGAARHTGCQFSFACDGSMRGRREATAWDRARKVAARALSGAVLADVGSATHFHTTGVAPVWGPRMLRVAQVGLHVFYRFNPHANDRGLTTERAVFASLPTPPAPTEFRLASALVDKASEAAAPVVITPAAPALAAQPTPTATLEAKPQAKVLDVPPVGLTKASDQAAARPAATNAS; the protein is encoded by the coding sequence GTGCTGCTCAGCGCCGCGTTGATCGGCTCCGGCGTCGGCATGGCGCTGGGCGCCGCCTACATGGTGGGCGGAATGGCGCAGGCCGCCACCGACTACAGCCGCGCCGCGCGCATCGCCGAAGCCGCCTCCGGGGGGTTCTCGGAATCCGTGCTGCAGCGCGAGGTCGCCGCCATGGATCCCGGGGCCTTGCGCCTGGCCCGCGAGCACGACCCCTTCACCAGCGCCGGCGCCGCCGAGCGCGACCGGCAGGCGGCGATTATCGCCACCCGCCTGGAACGCCGCGCCGACTCGCGGGTCGCCACCATCTCCTATGGCGCGCAGCCCGGCACCGCGCTGGACTCCTCGCGCGACCTCGATTGCCTGACCTCGGCGGTCTACTTCGAAGCCCGTGGCGAGACGCCCCGCGGCCAGGCGGCCGTGGCCCAGGTGGTGCTGAACCGGGTCAAGAACCCCAGTTTCCCGAAGACCGTCTGCGGCGTGGTGTTCCAGGGCGCGGCGCGCCATACCGGCTGCCAGTTCTCCTTCGCCTGCGACGGCTCGATGCGCGGCCGGCGCGAAGCCACCGCCTGGGACCGCGCCCGCAAGGTCGCCGCCCGCGCGCTCTCCGGAGCGGTGCTGGCCGACGTCGGCTCGGCGACCCACTTCCACACCACCGGCGTCGCGCCGGTGTGGGGTCCGCGGATGCTGCGCGTGGCGCAGGTCGGGCTGCACGTCTTCTATCGCTTCAATCCGCATGCGAACGACCGCGGCCTGACGACGGAGCGGGCGGTGTTCGCCAGCCTGCCGACCCCGCCAGCGCCGACCGAGTTTCGCCTGGCTTCGGCCCTGGTGGACAAGGCCTCCGAGGCGGCGGCGCCGGTGGTCATTACGCCCGCTGCGCCGGCTTTGGCCGCCCAGCCGACGCCGACCGCGACGCTTGAGGCCAAGCCGCAGGCGAAGGTCCTGGACGTTCCGCCCGTCGGGCTGACCAAGGCCTCGGATCAAGCGGCCGCCAGGCCCGCGGCCACCAACGCTTCCTGA
- a CDS encoding DUF4242 domain-containing protein, whose protein sequence is MKKYVIEREIAGVDRLDRDQLRGAAATSNEALSKLGPQIKWLESFVVKDKTFCVYLAEDEEVIREHARLSGFPANRISEVTETISPATAAP, encoded by the coding sequence ATGAAGAAGTACGTGATCGAGCGTGAGATCGCCGGCGTGGACCGGCTGGATCGCGACCAACTGCGGGGCGCGGCGGCGACGTCCAACGAGGCGCTGTCGAAGCTCGGACCCCAGATCAAGTGGCTGGAGTCCTTCGTGGTCAAGGACAAGACCTTCTGCGTCTACCTGGCTGAGGACGAGGAGGTCATCCGCGAGCATGCCCGCCTGAGCGGCTTCCCGGCCAACCGGATCAGCGAGGTGACGGAGACGATCAGCCCCGCCACCGCGGCCCCCTGA
- a CDS encoding anti-phage dCTP deaminase, whose translation MASQKPTPVAANDAQAIDLSPLSQELVIGLVGYAGAGCSTAARRLDVFLSNLDYDVHIIKLSKLISAQRSDVTLPVAVPGKNEGQLKLDRAIALQDLGDELRQRFNANAVASLAIREIRAIRGVGDVGRKKTAFILESLKHHEEVDLLRKVYDLTFRLIAVHCEREKREARLIGTATSTAKYRGVPRADVQKFMDRDEKDASVSFGQEVRDAFYIADYFLDNSTNSHDGANLSDDLERFVALILGEGLVRPTKSERAMHHAHAAALQSACLSRQVGAVLASGEGEILATGTNDVPRFGGGVYQEGGEPDHRCHVWEWGEGELTFVGCHNDRKKKALRAEIGSWLAENIASQMATLAHPIQSGEFDAAASARSAAEKAIRDYLAAPPISFDKIPGIKDLIEYSRAIHAEMDAVLAASRAGISPVGTVLYCTTYPCHNCARHLVTAGVEKVYFIEPYVKSLATELHSDAITAEDEGQDRPTKMAILPFTGVGPRMYDDLFVKRGPLKGAGGVYDPPKASVPAFAVRLKELAGVEEAAASLVPEVSGG comes from the coding sequence TTGGCCAGTCAGAAACCAACGCCCGTTGCCGCAAACGATGCGCAGGCGATTGATCTTTCGCCACTCTCGCAAGAACTCGTAATTGGCTTAGTCGGTTATGCGGGCGCTGGGTGCTCCACGGCCGCACGACGGCTTGATGTTTTTCTAAGCAACTTGGATTACGATGTTCATATAATAAAATTGAGTAAGCTTATTAGCGCGCAGAGGTCAGATGTGACGCTGCCGGTAGCAGTTCCTGGGAAAAATGAAGGGCAATTGAAGCTTGATCGAGCGATTGCCCTTCAGGACCTTGGTGATGAGCTCAGGCAAAGGTTTAACGCCAACGCCGTGGCGTCGCTCGCAATCCGAGAAATTCGCGCGATCAGAGGTGTGGGGGATGTTGGTCGAAAAAAAACGGCGTTCATATTGGAATCTCTTAAGCATCATGAAGAGGTAGATCTCCTACGCAAAGTCTACGACCTTACGTTCCGCCTGATTGCGGTACACTGCGAGCGTGAGAAGCGGGAAGCGCGATTGATTGGTACCGCTACTTCAACCGCAAAATATCGCGGCGTGCCCAGGGCCGACGTTCAGAAATTCATGGATAGGGATGAGAAGGACGCCTCGGTCTCCTTCGGGCAAGAAGTCCGGGATGCGTTTTATATTGCAGATTATTTCTTAGATAACTCAACCAATTCGCATGACGGAGCCAACCTGAGTGATGATCTCGAGCGGTTTGTTGCGTTGATCCTTGGTGAGGGCTTGGTCCGACCGACCAAGTCAGAGCGAGCAATGCATCATGCGCATGCCGCCGCGCTGCAATCGGCGTGTTTGTCGCGCCAGGTCGGCGCGGTGCTCGCCTCGGGTGAGGGGGAGATTTTGGCGACCGGCACGAACGATGTCCCCCGCTTTGGTGGCGGCGTTTACCAGGAAGGTGGCGAGCCAGACCACCGGTGCCACGTCTGGGAATGGGGGGAGGGTGAGCTTACATTTGTGGGCTGCCACAATGATCGCAAGAAGAAGGCTCTCCGAGCCGAGATCGGTAGCTGGCTTGCCGAGAACATCGCCTCGCAGATGGCCACCCTCGCTCATCCCATCCAGTCTGGCGAATTTGACGCAGCCGCATCTGCGAGAAGTGCCGCAGAGAAAGCAATAAGAGACTATCTTGCTGCTCCTCCGATATCGTTTGATAAGATTCCGGGTATTAAGGATCTTATAGAGTATTCAAGAGCCATTCACGCGGAAATGGATGCTGTTCTTGCCGCGAGTAGAGCTGGGATTTCCCCGGTCGGAACGGTGCTGTATTGTACTACGTACCCCTGTCACAACTGCGCGCGTCACCTCGTTACTGCTGGTGTGGAGAAGGTATATTTTATCGAACCGTACGTGAAGAGCTTGGCGACGGAATTGCATTCCGACGCTATTACGGCCGAGGATGAGGGTCAGGATAGGCCGACAAAGATGGCGATCTTGCCCTTCACGGGGGTGGGCCCCCGGATGTATGATGATTTGTTCGTCAAGCGTGGCCCCTTGAAGGGGGCTGGCGGCGTTTATGATCCGCCAAAAGCAAGCGTACCTGCATTCGCCGTGCGACTGAAGGAGTTGGCTGGGGTCGAGGAGGCGGCGGCGTCTCTGGTTCCTGAGGTTTCCGGTGGTTGA
- a CDS encoding GlxA family transcriptional regulator, which translates to MSRRLAMVIFPGFQLLDAAGPIAAFEIAGRYQPGAYDLELLAAEDGETASSAGVAMRARALHDGPWDTIMIAGGDGTRSLRRLAAIVDWLKRAAPHARRVTSVCSGAYLLAEAGLLDGRRATTHWGRSDDFARRYPKVRLEPDRIFVRDGQVWTSAGITAGIDLALALIEEDLGATVTRRTAQQLVVHQRRPGGQSQFSALLDDGGVYGRFAGLMDWMRERLAEPLGVERLAAQAAMSPRNFARTFAADTGLTPAKAVERLRLEAARTRVEAGHEPIDRVAEAVGFGDPERMRRAFLRSFGQPPQALRRAARA; encoded by the coding sequence ATGAGCCGCCGGTTGGCCATGGTGATCTTCCCCGGCTTCCAGCTGCTGGACGCCGCCGGGCCGATCGCCGCGTTCGAGATCGCCGGCCGCTACCAGCCGGGCGCCTACGACCTCGAGCTGCTGGCGGCCGAGGACGGGGAGACGGCCAGCTCCGCCGGAGTGGCGATGCGGGCCCGCGCCCTGCACGACGGTCCCTGGGACACCATCATGATCGCCGGCGGCGACGGCACCCGGTCGCTGCGGCGCCTGGCGGCCATCGTCGACTGGCTGAAGCGCGCCGCCCCGCACGCCCGGCGGGTGACCAGCGTCTGTTCGGGCGCCTACCTGCTGGCCGAGGCCGGACTGCTGGACGGCCGGCGCGCCACCACCCACTGGGGCCGCTCCGACGACTTCGCCCGGCGCTATCCGAAGGTGCGGCTGGAGCCGGACCGGATCTTCGTGCGCGACGGCCAGGTCTGGACCTCGGCCGGGATCACCGCCGGCATCGACCTGGCCCTGGCGCTGATCGAGGAGGACCTGGGCGCGACGGTAACGCGGCGCACCGCCCAGCAGCTGGTGGTCCACCAGCGCCGGCCGGGCGGGCAGTCGCAGTTCTCCGCCCTGCTCGACGACGGCGGCGTGTACGGCCGGTTCGCCGGGCTGATGGACTGGATGCGCGAACGGCTGGCCGAGCCGCTGGGCGTGGAGCGGCTGGCGGCCCAGGCGGCCATGAGCCCGCGCAACTTCGCCCGCACCTTCGCCGCCGACACCGGCCTCACGCCCGCCAAGGCGGTGGAGCGCCTGCGCCTGGAGGCGGCGCGGACCCGGGTCGAAGCCGGCCACGAACCCATCGACCGGGTGGCCGAAGCCGTGGGCTTCGGCGATCCCGAGCGCATGCGCCGCGCCTTCCTCCGCAGCTTCGGCCAGCCGCCTCAGGCCCTGCGCCGCGCCGCGCGGGCCTGA
- a CDS encoding GIY-YIG nuclease family protein: protein MRALFYTYLMASRRNGTLYAGSTDDLATRVHQHKTHDKTSFCGRYGVHMLVWFETHESREAAFRRERRIKEWRRAWKLRMIEAQNPDWRDLSNNLINLLAL, encoded by the coding sequence CTGCGAGCCCTGTTCTACACCTACCTAATGGCGAGTCGGCGCAACGGGACCCTCTACGCGGGCTCGACAGACGATCTCGCGACGCGGGTCCACCAGCACAAGACCCATGACAAGACGAGCTTCTGCGGACGCTACGGCGTCCACATGCTGGTCTGGTTCGAGACGCACGAGTCGCGAGAGGCTGCCTTCCGCAGGGAACGCCGGATCAAGGAATGGCGCAGAGCCTGGAAGCTTCGAATGATCGAGGCGCAGAACCCCGACTGGCGCGACCTGTCGAACAACCTCATCAACCTGCTGGCGCTCTAG
- a CDS encoding GlxA family transcriptional regulator — protein sequence MLDVTVVLLDDGLSSTAIMPVEIFHSAGVLWNDLHGVPAEPAFRVTTASLTGEAVRSPKGMTIKPETAIAAVERTDIIIVPTSGLELDLKLVENSALLPRLRKHYAAGAYVAGVCMGAAYLAEAGLLDGRLATTHWAVCGDLAQRYPQVNWRPDLFVTEDSRLLCSGGVYASMDLSLHLVEKLCGHEVAVQCAKALLLPMPRQHQSGYAVLPLSPPHGDDRIRAAEAFLQGAYKDDVCTETLARQAGLGPRTFVRRFKAATGRHPTSYLQAVRIATAKAMLERDGAPIQQVSSAVGYEDVAFFRSLFKRSTRMTPAEYRAHFGPMSVRGEPELEGAWDLAPTA from the coding sequence ATGCTGGACGTGACCGTGGTTCTGCTGGACGACGGCTTGTCGTCGACGGCGATCATGCCGGTGGAGATCTTCCACTCCGCCGGCGTGCTCTGGAACGACCTGCACGGCGTGCCGGCCGAGCCCGCCTTCCGGGTGACCACCGCCTCGCTCACCGGCGAGGCCGTGCGCAGCCCGAAGGGGATGACGATCAAGCCCGAGACCGCCATCGCGGCGGTGGAGCGGACCGACATCATCATCGTGCCGACCTCCGGGCTGGAGCTGGATCTCAAGCTGGTCGAGAACAGCGCCCTGCTGCCCAGGCTTCGCAAGCACTACGCGGCCGGCGCCTACGTGGCCGGGGTCTGCATGGGCGCGGCCTACCTGGCCGAGGCCGGCCTGCTCGACGGCCGCCTGGCCACCACGCACTGGGCGGTCTGCGGCGACCTCGCCCAACGCTACCCGCAGGTGAACTGGCGGCCGGACCTGTTCGTCACCGAGGACTCCCGTCTGCTGTGCAGCGGCGGGGTCTACGCTTCCATGGACCTCAGCCTGCACCTGGTGGAGAAGCTCTGCGGCCACGAGGTCGCGGTGCAATGCGCCAAGGCCCTGCTGCTGCCGATGCCGCGCCAGCATCAGTCGGGCTATGCGGTGCTGCCGCTGTCGCCGCCGCACGGCGACGACCGGATCCGCGCCGCGGAGGCCTTCCTTCAAGGCGCCTACAAGGACGACGTCTGCACCGAGACGCTCGCCCGGCAGGCCGGATTGGGTCCGCGCACCTTCGTGCGACGCTTCAAGGCGGCGACCGGGCGACACCCGACCTCATACCTGCAGGCGGTGCGCATCGCGACCGCCAAGGCCATGCTGGAGCGTGACGGCGCGCCGATCCAGCAGGTGAGTTCCGCGGTGGGATACGAGGACGTCGCCTTCTTCCGCAGCCTCTTCAAGCGCTCGACCCGCATGACGCCCGCCGAATACCGCGCCCACTTCGGGCCGATGAGCGTGCGGGGCGAGCCGGAGCTGGAGGGCGCCTGGGACCTCGCTCCTACGGCCTAG
- a CDS encoding DJ-1/PfpI family protein: protein MSKLQIVIPLYPDVTHLDFTGPHQVLSRAPGAEVVVASMGGADVAAEGLMFTGLADLAAIERCDILCVPGGLGATDAMLDEAFMREIRRLGAGATYLTSVCTGSLILAAGGFLRGKRAACHWAWRDLLLPFGAIVDGGRVVRDGNIITGGGVTAGIDFAFVLLAELAGEGFAQAVQLGLEYAPAPPFNAGRPELASAQVLAAYNRRMEPLMGVRRAAAEEAARRLQPAGA, encoded by the coding sequence ATGTCCAAGCTGCAGATCGTCATCCCGCTCTATCCGGACGTCACCCACCTGGACTTCACCGGCCCTCACCAGGTGCTCAGCCGCGCGCCCGGCGCGGAGGTGGTGGTGGCGTCGATGGGCGGCGCGGACGTGGCCGCCGAAGGGCTGATGTTCACCGGCCTCGCCGACCTCGCGGCCATCGAGCGCTGCGACATCCTCTGCGTGCCCGGCGGCCTGGGCGCCACCGACGCCATGCTGGACGAGGCCTTCATGCGTGAGATCCGCAGGCTGGGCGCGGGGGCGACCTACCTGACCTCGGTCTGCACCGGATCGCTGATCCTCGCCGCCGGCGGTTTCCTGAGAGGCAAGCGCGCGGCCTGCCACTGGGCGTGGCGCGATCTGCTGCTCCCGTTCGGCGCCATCGTCGACGGGGGCCGGGTGGTCCGCGACGGGAACATCATCACCGGCGGCGGCGTCACCGCCGGCATCGACTTCGCCTTCGTCCTGCTCGCCGAGCTGGCGGGCGAGGGCTTCGCCCAGGCGGTGCAGCTGGGGCTGGAATATGCGCCCGCGCCGCCGTTCAACGCCGGCCGCCCGGAGCTGGCCTCGGCGCAGGTGCTGGCGGCCTACAACCGGCGCATGGAGCCGCTGATGGGGGTCCGCCGGGCCGCGGCGGAGGAGGCGGCGCGCCGGCTGCAGCCGGCCGGCGCCTGA
- the uvrB gene encoding excinuclease ABC subunit UvrB has protein sequence MPRSPASTPTQSGVSDMSATFDYDENTMPLLWKPHRPSRPAKSEGGQKFKLVSDYQPAGDQLTAIPELVAGLEGSEHDQVLLGVTGSGKTFTMAKVIEQTQRPALILAPNKTLAAQLYSEFKSFFPENAVEFFVSYYDYYQPEAYVPRTDTYIEKDSSINEQIDRMRHSATRAILERDDVIVVASVSCIYGIGSVETYTAMTFTLEPGQRIDEKKLMGDLVALQYKRNDQAFERGTFRRRGDTIEIFPAHYEDRAWRISLFGDEIETISEFDPLTGRKTGDLKGIKVYANSHYVTPRPTLRQAINGIKAELKERLDWLVANGKLLEAQRLEQRTTFDLEMIDATGSCAGIENYSRYLTGRRPGEPPPTFFEYIPENALLFVDESHQTVPQIGGMYRGDYRRKFTLAEYGFRLPSAMDNRPMKFEEWDAMRPDTVHVSATPGPWEMERTGGVFTEQVIRPTGLIDPPVEIKPVSSDGFSQVDDVIDQVRQVAAQGYRSLITVLTKKMAEDLTEYMHEQGLRVRYMHSDVDTMERIEIIRDLRLGAFDALVGINLLREGLDIPECGLVAILDADKEGFLRSETSLIQTIGRAARNIDGRVILYADRVTGSMERAISETKRRREKQEEYNAAHGITPASIKSSIKDILASPYEKDRVTVPVGVAEDGAKPFLGDNFKATLRDLESKMREAASNLEFETAARLRDEIKRLKLLDLEFANDAMTAPGEAVDREAVKRVKSEARAEAAERFRKGKR, from the coding sequence ATGCCCCGTTCCCCCGCCAGCACCCCCACGCAATCCGGCGTGTCCGACATGTCGGCGACGTTCGACTACGACGAAAACACCATGCCGCTGCTGTGGAAGCCGCACCGGCCGTCGCGGCCGGCGAAGTCCGAGGGCGGGCAGAAGTTCAAGCTGGTCAGCGACTACCAGCCGGCCGGCGACCAGCTGACCGCCATCCCCGAGCTGGTGGCCGGGCTGGAAGGCTCCGAGCACGACCAGGTGCTGCTCGGCGTCACCGGCTCCGGCAAGACCTTCACCATGGCCAAGGTGATCGAGCAGACCCAGCGCCCGGCGCTGATCCTGGCCCCCAACAAGACGCTGGCCGCCCAGCTCTATTCCGAGTTCAAGAGCTTCTTCCCGGAGAACGCAGTCGAGTTCTTCGTCTCCTACTACGACTACTACCAGCCCGAGGCCTACGTGCCGCGGACCGACACCTACATCGAGAAGGACTCCTCGATTAACGAGCAGATCGACCGGATGCGCCACTCGGCCACCCGCGCGATCCTCGAGCGCGACGACGTGATCGTGGTGGCGAGCGTGTCCTGCATCTACGGCATCGGCTCGGTCGAGACCTACACGGCCATGACCTTCACCCTGGAGCCGGGGCAGCGGATCGACGAGAAGAAGCTGATGGGGGACCTCGTGGCCCTCCAGTACAAGCGCAACGACCAGGCCTTCGAGCGCGGGACCTTCCGCCGCCGCGGCGACACCATCGAGATCTTCCCCGCCCACTACGAGGACCGCGCCTGGCGCATCTCCCTGTTCGGCGACGAGATCGAGACCATCAGCGAGTTCGACCCCCTCACCGGCAGGAAGACCGGCGACCTCAAGGGCATCAAGGTCTACGCCAACAGCCACTATGTGACGCCACGCCCGACGCTGCGGCAGGCGATCAACGGCATCAAGGCCGAGCTCAAGGAGCGGCTCGACTGGCTGGTGGCCAACGGCAAGCTGCTGGAGGCCCAGCGGCTGGAGCAGCGCACGACCTTCGACCTGGAGATGATCGACGCCACCGGCTCCTGCGCCGGGATCGAGAACTACTCCCGCTACCTGACCGGCCGCCGGCCCGGCGAGCCGCCGCCGACCTTCTTCGAATACATCCCCGAGAACGCCCTGCTGTTCGTCGACGAGAGCCACCAGACGGTGCCGCAGATCGGCGGCATGTACCGCGGCGACTACCGGCGCAAGTTCACCCTGGCCGAGTACGGCTTCCGCCTGCCCTCGGCGATGGACAACCGGCCGATGAAGTTCGAGGAGTGGGACGCCATGCGTCCCGATACGGTGCACGTGTCGGCCACTCCCGGCCCGTGGGAGATGGAGCGCACCGGCGGGGTCTTCACCGAGCAGGTGATCCGCCCCACCGGCCTGATCGACCCGCCGGTGGAGATCAAGCCGGTCTCCAGCGACGGCTTCAGCCAGGTGGACGACGTCATCGACCAGGTGCGGCAGGTGGCGGCCCAGGGCTACCGCAGCCTGATCACCGTACTCACCAAGAAGATGGCCGAGGACCTCACCGAGTACATGCACGAGCAGGGCCTTCGGGTCCGCTACATGCACTCCGACGTCGACACCATGGAGCGCATCGAGATCATCCGCGACCTGCGGCTTGGCGCCTTCGACGCCCTGGTGGGCATCAACCTGCTGCGCGAGGGCCTCGACATCCCCGAGTGCGGCCTGGTGGCCATCCTCGACGCCGACAAGGAGGGCTTCCTGCGCTCGGAGACCTCGCTGATCCAGACCATCGGCCGGGCGGCGCGGAACATCGACGGCCGGGTGATCCTCTACGCCGACCGCGTCACCGGCTCGATGGAGCGCGCCATCTCCGAGACCAAACGGCGGCGCGAGAAGCAGGAAGAGTACAACGCCGCCCACGGCATCACCCCGGCCAGCATCAAGTCCTCGATCAAGGACATCCTGGCGAGCCCCTACGAGAAGGACCGCGTCACCGTCCCGGTCGGGGTGGCGGAGGACGGCGCCAAGCCGTTCCTGGGCGACAACTTCAAGGCCACCCTGCGCGATCTGGAAAGCAAGATGCGCGAGGCCGCCTCCAACCTGGAGTTCGAGACCGCCGCCCGCCTGCGCGACGAGATCAAGCGCCTGAAGCTCCTCGACCTCGAATTCGCCAACGACGCCATGACCGCGCCGGGCGAGGCCGTGGACCGCGAGGCGGTGAAGCGGGTGAAGTCCGAGGCGCGCGCCGAGGCGGCGGAGCGGTTCCGGAAGGGGAAGCGGTAG
- the nadC gene encoding carboxylating nicotinate-nucleotide diphosphorylase → MIAPLPDLLIAPVVRAALAEDLGRAGDVTAQACIPAEARLSTVFAARKPGVVAGLACARLAIAELDPTADFRTLAADGDRIAAGAQLAWVEANARALLSAERTALNLLGRLSGIATLTRAYVEAVAGTDARIVDTRKTTPGLRALEKYAVRCGGGVNHRFGLDDAILIKDNHVAACGSVGEAVRRAKAAAGHLMKVEVEVDSLDQLDEALANAPDVVMLDNFSLGDLREAVRRVGGKVVLEASGGITLETVRAVAETGVDVISVGALTHSVGVLDIGLDAV, encoded by the coding sequence ATGATCGCGCCACTGCCTGACCTGCTGATCGCCCCGGTGGTCCGCGCCGCCCTGGCCGAGGACCTCGGCCGGGCCGGCGACGTCACCGCCCAGGCCTGCATCCCGGCCGAGGCGCGGCTGTCCACCGTGTTCGCCGCCCGCAAGCCCGGCGTGGTGGCGGGCCTCGCCTGCGCCCGCCTGGCCATCGCCGAGCTCGATCCCACCGCCGATTTCCGCACCCTGGCGGCGGACGGCGACCGGATCGCGGCCGGCGCCCAGCTGGCCTGGGTGGAAGCCAATGCCCGGGCGCTGCTGTCGGCCGAGCGTACGGCGCTCAACCTGCTGGGCCGCCTCTCCGGCATCGCCACGCTCACCCGCGCCTATGTGGAGGCGGTCGCGGGCACGGACGCCCGCATCGTCGACACCCGCAAGACCACGCCGGGCCTGCGGGCGCTGGAGAAATACGCGGTCCGCTGCGGCGGCGGCGTGAACCACCGCTTCGGCCTGGATGACGCCATCCTGATCAAGGACAACCACGTTGCGGCCTGCGGCTCGGTGGGCGAGGCCGTGCGCCGCGCCAAGGCCGCCGCCGGGCACCTGATGAAGGTCGAGGTCGAGGTCGATAGCCTGGACCAGCTCGACGAGGCCCTGGCCAACGCCCCCGACGTGGTGATGCTGGACAACTTCAGCCTCGGCGACCTGCGCGAGGCCGTGCGGCGGGTCGGCGGCAAGGTGGTGCTGGAGGCTTCCGGCGGCATCACCCTGGAAACCGTGCGGGCGGTCGCCGAGACCGGGGTGGACGTGATCAGCGTCGGCGCCCTCACCCACTCGGTCGGCGTGCTCGATATCGGCCTGGACGCCGTCTAG
- a CDS encoding GNAT family N-acetyltransferase produces MSELRNDTASARYEMDEQGMTSWADYRLAGERLYIDHVESPPALRGSGAAGRLMAAVAADARERGLKITPICGYAAAWLRRSHEFRDLVG; encoded by the coding sequence ATGAGCGAGCTTCGCAACGACACCGCCAGCGCCCGGTACGAGATGGACGAGCAGGGCATGACCTCCTGGGCCGACTACCGGCTGGCGGGAGAGCGCCTCTACATCGACCATGTGGAGAGCCCGCCGGCCCTGCGCGGCTCCGGGGCGGCGGGACGGCTGATGGCGGCGGTGGCCGCCGACGCGCGGGAACGCGGCCTGAAGATCACGCCGATCTGCGGCTACGCCGCCGCCTGGCTGCGCCGCAGCCACGAGTTCCGGGATCTGGTGGGGTAG